A window from Fragaria vesca subsp. vesca linkage group LG5, FraVesHawaii_1.0, whole genome shotgun sequence encodes these proteins:
- the LOC101306929 gene encoding uncharacterized protein LOC101306929: MGDQINGPENPFALMPPVINHYHTTTQDNSAFPTSVALNETNYSIWAPLMKMRIGARGKVGYLTRAKVAPDKNFSEFESWVTENERVKSWLIDSMEPSLINRYIRLPTAKDVWVAVEKTFYDDSNETRIFELKVLCSETECGLDSEYVQVGGDEILRKDPKFTLEQSYAYVRKVHSDRQVMRHASESFVMAVQHKQGPPPGFSNAPPRSFSVKPNPYAKIKCPVCGDLGHSKRRCYEVIDYPYWWDFTRRPRKNQANVALATTDEEQPSNASTNVSQEGMIGKESRNSYWIIDSGASDHMVNAPRFWKNLNPPLKILFLLLMDILTRRVLGCGTRKGKLYYLDLTEQGEQQLLGQVLNQVNGVENAKATNGLAKQKNRQLLEVVRASLFGMNVPLEYWGEALKSAAYLINRTPSRVIEFQSPLQHLQHLLSVPSLPNLEPCVFGCVVYVHIPKQQRSKLDPRAKRCIFLGYAEFQKGYRCYDPLTDTIYVSLDVSFRESELYYSGGVSASSLQGERGYEGNSPQLFKM, encoded by the exons ATGGGAGATCAAATCAACGGACCTGAAAACCCTTTTGCACTCATGCCTCCAGTCATCAACCATTATCACACCACCACTCAAGACAACTCGGCCTTTCCGACCAGTGTTGCCTTGAATGAAACCAATTATTCAATATGGGCACCTCTTATGAAGATGAGGATTGGAGCACGAGGTAAGGTTGGTTACCTCACTAGAGCCAAAGTCGCACCGGATAAGAATTTTTCTGAATTTGAAAGTTGGGTCACAGAGAATGAGAGAGTAAAGAGTTGGCTCATTGACTCCATGGAGCCATCACTCATCAATCGATATATCCGACTACCAACAGCCAAGGATGTTTGGGTAGCAGTTGAGAAGACCTTTTATGATGATTCTAATGAAACCCGAATTTTTGAATTGAAAGTCCTTTGCAGTGAGACAGAATG TGGGCTCGATTCAGAATATGTTCAAGTCGGAGGTGATGAGATCCTTCGCAAAGACCCAAAATTCACATTGGAGCAAAGTTATGCCTATGTTCGAAAGGTGCATTCTGATCGGCAAGTTATGAGACATGCCTCTGAGTCTTTTGTTATGGCTGTCCAACACAAACAGGGTCCTCCTCCAGGCTTCTCAAATGCTCCACCACGTAGCTTCTCAGTAAAACCGAATCCTTATGCAAAAATCAAGTGTCCGGTTTGTGGAGACTTGGGTCATAGCAAGCGACGATGCTATGAAGTCATCGATTACCCATATTGGTGGGATTTCACAAGAAGACCCCGAAAGAATCAAGCAAATGTTGCCTTAGCTACTACAGATGAAGAGCAACCATCTAATGCATCCACCAATGTCTCCCAAGAAGGTATGATCGGTAAGGAATCTAGGAATAGTTATTGGATTATTGATTCAGGGGCATCGGACCACATGGTTAATGCTCCTAGGTTTTGGAAAAATTTAAACCCTCCACTCAAAATATTGTTTCTATTGCTGATG GACATTCTAACTCGACGGGTTCTAGGTTGTGGAACTAGAAAGGGAAAACTTTACTACCTGGATCTGACAGAGCAAGGAGAGCAACAATTATTGGGACAAGTACTAAATCAGGTCAACGGAGTAGAGAATGCAAAGGCAACA AATGGATTAGCAAAGCAGAAGAATCGTCAGTTGCTTGAAGTTGTCCGCGCATCCTTATTTGGCATGAATGTACCTCTTGAATATTGGGGAGAAGCTTTGAAGTCTGCTGCCTATCTCATAAATCGTACTCCCTCTCGAGTGATTGAATTTCAAAGTCCTCTACAGCATCTTCAGCATCTTCTTTCTGTACCATCCTTGCCAAACTTGGAGCCCTGTGTTTTTGGATGCGTAGTATATGTTCATATTCCTAAGCAACAACGAAGCAAACTTGATCCCCGTGCCAAACGATGTATCTTTCTTGGGTATGCCGAGTTTCAGAAAGGATATCGGTGTTATGATCCTCTCACCGACACCATTTACGTGTCTCTTGATGTTTCTTTTCGTGAATCGGAACTTTACTACTCAGGGGGAGTGTCGGCGTCTTCCCTTCAGGGGGAGAGAGGTTATGAAGGGAATTCTCCGCAACTATTTAAAATGTGA
- the LOC101307218 gene encoding uncharacterized protein LOC101307218 translates to MGFKRKRSKKLPDPVVQQTTTPIRLNPLTLRTLISSIQAAQGLKVPVLKRLYALGDVISSMEPIDWSNAEGSCSFFGNELKLEDLQRLIDSLFEELVNRLEFVFSALSDANANRAHKHTGSDKDMGFNVDELALLLRCCISLSMVDPSLVMEKTQVFLSVLGKVIGLVTSGCSEKESFSFRKSVSCESTYTDGGGIYVSEDFVASLCFFEPSNPWYPVLCALLEIFADELLMRRLLRKYFVAVDSASCTDGRLFNNFGKSDIGSVLEVISVHFILSVFDEPASENFHKRLYLQCSKHFRGPELSLTAALPLLLNPIMLSAPKMLQTHLILLVSEAIGVDFSLKNARPDLRNMDCYLTALETSVVLYTSHMSSSLTDHHPLGASCSHANSWMLGSYHPSFESCIQQGTREKICNVVTHLGSLRQLPKADMIAASIAYIKENQHIFDESCKDDALSALQSIIHGGSSSDVNYNVFYLKGDTNPEDIYLLASILKLMSSSLWKAVWCLRIGGNLGYPQTLKDAFSHKEYDFMMGIIGCFIQFNLALPNQKFLSDMMKTRPMIHKTSKWILLHFLGLLSLSFASGIDFLVKGCISVIMAILNLCAYEEGDIVALRSFLDVGSQPVSSESPPDKVTKPVKKQKSTRKVASKFQKIQNLYLRKQSVQRQHKRAQSDVSKTLENTCFMSCTREFTDVIEEETEETCNGEMYLNCTLADPIKSDLDDLADFIVCKPGKEYSSWLKDRERYRSWKVKKDAVVRWEKRKKLTGQ, encoded by the exons ATGGGTTTTAAGCGCAAGAGATCCAAGAAGCTTCCAGACCCCGTTGTACAACAAACCACAACTCCAATTCGCCTCAATCCACTCACCCTCAGAACCCTAATTTCTTCGATTCAAGCAGCCCAG GGTCTAAAGGTGCCGGTTTTGAAGCGATTATATGCACTAGGGGATGTAATATCTTCCATGGAACCAATAGATTGGTCGAACGCGGAAGGCAGTTGTAGTTTTTTTGGGAATGAACTGAAATTGGAAGATCTACAACGTCTCATCGATTCTTTGTTCGAAGAGCTAGTTAATAGGCTTGAATTTGTATTCTCGGCTTTATCTGATGCCAATGCAAATAGAGCTCACAAGCATACTGGCTCTGACAAAGATATGGGGTTCAATGTTGATGAACTAGCCCTGCTTTTGAGATGCTGTATATCCTTGAGCATGGTGGACCCGAGTTTAGTAATGGAGAAGACCCAAGTTTTTCTTTCTGTGCTTGGGAAAGTGATTGGTTTGGTGACAAGTGGATGCAGTGAGAAGGAGTCTTTCAGCTTTCGGAAGTCTGTTTCTTGTGAAAGCACATATACTGATGGTGGTGGAATTTATGTTTCCGAAGACTTTGTTGCTTCCTTATGTTTCTTTGAGCCTTCTAATCCGTGGTACCCGGTTCTATGTGCATTGCTTGAG ATATTTGCAGACGAACTTTTAATGCGGAGACTGTTAAGAAAGTACTTTGTGGCTGTTGATTCTGCTTCCTGCACAGATGGAAGGTTATTTAATAACTTTGGTAAAAGTGATATTGGAAGTGTTTTGGAGGTGATTTCTGTTCATTTCATTTTATCAGTTTTTGATGAGCCAGCATCTGAGAACTTTCACAAAAGACTATACTTGCAATGCAGCAAGCATTTTAGAGGTCCTGAACTGAGCCTGACTGCAGCCTTGCCTCTGCTTCTCAACCCCATCATGCTTTCCGCACCAAAAATGTTACAGACGCATTTGATTTTATTAGTTTCTGAAGCAATAGGTGTAGACTTTTCTTTGAAGAATGCTAGACCAGATCTTAGAAATATGGACTGCTACCTTACAGCATTGGAGACCTCAGTTGTTTTGTACACTAGCCACATGTCTAGTTCACTTACGGATCACCATCCTTTGGGTGCTAGCTGTTCTCATGCCAATTCATGGATGCTAGGGAGTTATCATCCGTCTTTTGAATCTTGCATTCAGCAAGGAACGAGAGAGAAAATTTGTAATGTAGTTACCCATTTAGGTTCCTTGAGGCAGTTACCAAAGGCTGATATGATAGCGGCTTCTATTGCATACATAAAGGAGAACCAACATATTTTTGATGAATCGTGTAAAGATGATGCTCTGTCAGCATTACAAAGCATAATACATGGAGGTTCATCTTCAGATGTCAATTATAACGTGTTTTATCTTAAAGGGGATACAAACCCAGAAGATATTTATCTCCTTGCGTCGATATTGAAGTTAATGAGTAGTTCCTTGTGGAAAGCTGTTTGGTGCCTGAGAATTGGTGGGAATTTGGGGTATCCACAAACCTTAAAAGATGCTTTTTCACATAAGGAGTATGATTTTATGATGGGTATCATTGGCTGCTTTATTCAATTCAATTTGGCTTTACCTAATCAGAAGTTCTTATCTGACATGATGAAAACCCGCCCGATGATACATAAGACTTCCAAGTGGATCCTTCTGCATTTTTTGGGGTTGCTGTCATTAAGTTTTGCTAGTGGGATTGATTTCCTAGTTAAGGGCTGCATATCAGTAATCATGGCAATATTAAATCTATGTGCTTATGAAGAGGGTGATATAGTTGCACTGCGATCATTCTTAGATGTTGGTTCACAACCTGTTTCATCTGAATCGCCTCCTGATAAGGTTACAAAG CCTGTGAAGAAACAGAAATCCACCAGAAAAGTTGCATCAAAGTTTCAGAAGATTCAAAATCTTTACTTGAG AAAACAATCGGTCCAACGCCAGCATAAAAGAGCACAGAGTGATGTGTCAAAAACTTTGGAAAACACATGCTTCATGAGCTGCACAAGAGAGTTTACTGATGTCATAGAGGAGGAAACTGAAGAAACGTGCAATGGGGAGATGTACCTCAACTGCACACTAGCAGACCCCATTAAGTCTGACCTTGACGATTTAGCAGACTTCATTGTGTGCAAACCAGGGAAGGAGTACTCTAGCTGGTTGAAGGATCGAGAACGATATCGATCTTGGAAAGTCAAAAAAGATGCAGTTGTAAGGTGGGAGAAAAGGAAAAAACTTACCGGACAGTGA
- the LOC101296104 gene encoding dnaJ homolog subfamily B member 14-like, translated as MAFAAAPHASHTLSLLGTPNSRRATTTTRTSSRHVNHVATFHVHASTSSSQAEGPSKRGRPPPAPGIDTRIHWENEDEGWIGGTSSKKTQQQVEQEQQKDVWGNKFADLLDDSADSHYQFLGVSAEADLEEIKAAYRRLSKEYHPDTTSLPLKTASDKFVRLREIYDVLSNEESRRFYNWTLAQEAASRQAEMMRMRLEDPFVKEVETYEPIPDMVDRLGGKNMALGDQAVTALTIDIFIIIFAICCIVYVLVFKEPYY; from the exons ATGGCTTTTGCAGCTGCTCCTCATGCCTCACACACTTTAAGCTTACTTGGTACCCCAAATTCAAGAAGAGCAACCACAACAACTAGAACCTCAAGCCGCCATGTGAACCACGTTGCAACTTTTCATGTGCATGCATCAACCTCATCATCCCAAGCTGAGGGTCCAAGCAAGCGAGGAAGACCCCCACCGGCTCCCGGAATCGATACCAGAATCCATTGGGAAAACGAAGATGAAGGCTGGATTGGAGGAACCAGCAGCAAGAAAACACAACAGCAAGTAGAGCAAGAGCAGCAGAAAGATGTCTGGGGAAATAAGTTTGCTGATTTGCTTGATGACTCAGCTGATTCTCACTACCA GTTTTTAGGAGTATCAGCAGAAGCTGATCTAGAAGAAATCAAAGCTGCTTATAGAAGACTATCCAAAGAGTACCATCCGGACACCACTTCTCTTCCACTAAAGACTGCGTCCGACAAGTTTGTGAGGCTAAGAGAAATTTATGATGTGTTGAGTAACGAAGAGAGCCGTCGATTTTACAACTGGACACTTGCTCAAGAGGCCGCAAGTCGCCAGGCTGAAATGATGAGAATGAGGTTGGAGGATCCTTTTGTGAAAGAAGTGGAGACGTATGAACCTATTCCGGATATGGTGGATCGTCTTGGTGGAAAGAACATGGCCCTTGGCGATCAAGCAGTGACAGCCCTTACCATTGATATTTTCATCATTATCTTTGCTATATGTTGCATTGTATATGTGCTTGTATTCAAGGAGCCATATTACTAG